The following is a genomic window from Neodiprion pinetum isolate iyNeoPine1 chromosome 3, iyNeoPine1.2, whole genome shotgun sequence.
CTATGTTGGTAAatcctattttttaaatactgttTGGTTTGACCCACATAACAAAGTCCACAAGAGCACGGGATCTTGTACACTACACCTGCTCTTTGATCCTGCTGCACTGGATCCTTTAACTTagtgtataatgattttattttatacacgttATAATAAGCCAGCTTTACATTAGTACCTGTAAAACAACTATTAATTTTATGTGACAAGCCCGGAACAAAAGGAAACCGGCAGTACTTGATGAAATTCGTAGGACGAACTCCACCAACCCCACCATTTGCTTTATTCTCTTTAAACTTAATGATAGCTGCACGAACAAACGATCTTGGATAACTGTTATTAGTTAACAACatctcaattttttgataattgtcCTCATGATACTCCTCGCTGCTAAGTCTAAACATTCTATCCAGTAAACCATGAATCATTCCCACTTTCTGTGACATTGGGTGGTTGGaacagaaattcaaaattcttccTGAACTAGTTGGTTTGGTGTACCAATTAGTCTTCAAATGGTTGTTGGATCTTTCAACCATGATATCTAGGAATGGAATACAACCATTCTGTTCCACTTCCATGGTGAACTGGATATTCTCTTCAAAGCTATTAAACAACTCCAAGACTCTGTTTAATTCCGTCTCAGGGACTGCAGCGATAGTATCATCTACGTACAATTTAATAAACGCAATGTTAAACGGGAGCGCCGTAATTATCTGTTGTAACACATAATTCATAACAATATTGGCCAACACCGGACTAGCTGGATTACCCATACTACAACCTTCAACCTGTCTGTACAACACCCCATTATACGTAAAATAACTGGTTTCAAAACAAAACTCTATAAGTTTAATAAGCAAATATTTAGGAACTTTAACTAAATGTTTGATGTTGTCCCAAGATTCATTAATGACCTTCAATACTAAATCCTTACGGATATTTGTAAACAACGAGACTACGTCAAGTGATATCAATCTATAATCACTATGTAATTCAACGTCTCTaataaaatcaacgaattgaaaagaatttaataaattaaaactaaaAGTATCCACAACCGGTGTCAAAATTTCATGTACAACTCGCGACAACTTATAGCTAGGAGATTGTATGCAACTCACTACCGGACGTAACTTGCAAGTTGGTTTGTGCGTCTTACGTAGTCCATATATCCGTGGTGCTCGAGTATAGCTCGACCGAAGGTTCTTCTCTTCAGCTTCGTCAATCACACCCGAAGATGCTAGCTccggatatatatataatacgtgtCATTTAGCGCTTTTCAATACTACTGTACAATAGCGCTCTGGAAACGATTGCTTGATATATCCAGCTCTAGAGGAATACTAACCCTTGAGCATCTCCAGATTAATCAAGTCCTAGCATTCGATTACCCACTACCAACAGATATTCAAATGTATCTTCAGGGAGTCGGAGATATCCGAGACGCTTCAGGCCGCGAGTTTCACCTCCATATCCAAGGCCTATTAACCGACCACAGGATTAACGGAATATCGGGAAGTTATGGTATATTAAACCATCATAATCATAGTCTTTATGAAACACTGCCCGCACCCATAATATCGGTACTTAAAATGCAAGCCGATCTTAATCCTAATGCCAATCTTGACTGGGATTTACCAGTAGGACTTAGACCTCTGAATCCCGGTGCACAACCTAGGATATATGGACTACGTAAGACGCACAA
Proteins encoded in this region:
- the LOC124213812 gene encoding uncharacterized protein, producing the protein MGNPASPVLANIVMNYVLQQIITALPFNIAFIKLYVDDTIAAVPETELNRVLELFNSFEENIQFTMEVEQNGCIPFLDIMVERSNNHLKTNWYTKPTSSGRILNFCSNHPMSQKVGMIHGLLDRMFRLSSEEYHEDNYQKIEMLLTNNSYPRSFVRAAIIKFKENKANGGVGGVRPTNFIKNSCRNVKILDENKTALAAHYFDSGHGFDFDKAKILDLENNWLKRSVSEMVWIKLNDTVNKRTDTQNLSAMYNEILSVYNDYLGDAR